One genomic region from Amaranthus tricolor cultivar Red isolate AtriRed21 chromosome 12, ASM2621246v1, whole genome shotgun sequence encodes:
- the LOC130797329 gene encoding uncharacterized protein LOC130797329 isoform X1 — MPFTVLPHLLPFPHFRHLHSRQHLGKYMRFNMSRLIVWLVLSIMLLCNWRTSAQNEYVLYKDSKQSPAARVKDLLGRMTLEEKIGQMTQIDRSMATPDVMKTYSIGSVLSGGGSTPLPEATSQDWMNMVDGYQKGALSNRLGIPMIYGIDAVHGHNNVYNATIFPHNVGLGATRDPDLVKRIGAATALEVRATGIQYTFAPCIAVCRDPRWGRCYESYSEDHKIVQEMTDIIYGLQGEPPASRKGIPYVSGKDKVAACAKHFVGDGGTTKGINENNTLTDMHGLLSIHMPAYSDSIIKGVSTVMISYSSWNGVKMHANHDLITGFLKNTLKFKGFVISDWQGIDRITSPPGSNYTYSVLASIQAGIDMVMVPYNYKEFIDDLTYLVKNNYIPMERIDDAVSRILLVKFTMGLFEYPFGDPSLANELGSEAHRDLAREAVRKSLVLLKNGKPGESPLLPLPKKVPKILVAGAYADNLGYQCGGWTINWQGFTDNNSTRGTTILSAVKSAIDPNTELVYQENPSGEFVKSNNFNYAIVVVGEPPYAETAGDSENLTLADPGPTVINNVCGAVRCVVVIISGRPLVIEPYMNTIDALVAAWLPGTEGQGVADVLFGDHEFTGKLARTWFKTVDQLPMNKDDPHYDPLFPLGFGLNTVSLVTRSVSAAEDKRPCILMLIVTLFMSLYILKLQFK; from the exons ATGCCGTTTACTGTCCTCCCCCATCTCCTCCCTTTCCCCCATTTTCGCCATCTCCATTCCCGACAG CATTTGGGGAAGTATATGAGGTTCAACATGTCTAGGCTGATAGTTTGGTTAGTGCTTAGCATAATGCTATTATGTAATTGGAGGACATCAGCACAAAATGAGTATGTGTTATACAAGGATTCGAAACAATCACCGGCTGCTCGAGTGAAAGATCTTTTAGGTAGAATGACTTTGGAGGAAAAGATTGGTCAGATGACACAAATCGATCGATCCATGGCCACTCCTGATGTAATGAAGACTTACTCTATTG GGAGTGTGTTGAGTGGTGGTGGCAGTACACCTTTGCCAGAAGCTACTTCTCAGGATTGGATGAATATGGTCGATGGATATCAAAAAGGTGCTTTGTCTAATCGTCTTGGAATACCTATGATTTATGGCATTGATGCTGTTCATGGACACAATAACGTTTATAATGCGACAATTTTCCCTCATAATGTTGGCCTCGGTGCAACCAG GGACCCTGACCTTGTGAAGAGAATTGGTGCTGCTACAGCTCTTGAAGTTAGAGCCACTGGGATTCAGTATACTTTTGCTCCTTGTATTGCG GTTTGCAGAGATCCAAGATGGGGTCGTTGTTATGAAAGTTACAGTGAAGATCACAAGATTGTCCAAGAAATGACTGATATCATATATGGTTTACAAGGGGAACCTCCTGCTTCTCGCAAGGGCATTCCTTATGTTAGTGGAAA GGATAAAGTTGCGGCTTGTGCAAAGCATTTTGTTGGAGATGGTGGGACAACTAAAGGAATCAATGAGAACAACACTTTGACCGACATGCATGGATTGCTTAGCATTCATATGCCTGCTTACTCTGACTCAATTATCAAAGGTGTATCGACAGTCATGATTTCATATTCCAGCTGGAATGGAGTTAAAATGCATGCAAATCACGACTTAATCACTGGATTCCTGAAAAACACGCTTAAGTTCAAG GGTTTTGTTATCTCAGATTGGCAAGGAATTGACCGTATTACTTCACCACCTGGCTCCAACTATACATACTCAGTCCTGGCTAGTATTCAAGCTGGAATAGACATG GTCATGGTCCCATATAATTACAAAGAGTTCATAGATGATCTAACCTACCTTGTCAAAAATAACTATATCCCAATGGAGCGTATTGATGATGCTGTTTCGAGGATCTTGTTAGTCAAGTTCACTATGGGCCTTTTTGAGTACCCTTTTGGCGATCCGAGTCTAGCAAATGAGTTGGGTAGTGAG GCCCACAGAGATTTGGCTAGAGAAGCGGTTAGAAAATCACTTGTTTTACTAAAAAATGGTAAACCTGGGGAATCTCCTTTGCTTCCTCTGCCCAAGAAAGTACCTAAGATTCTAGTTGCTGGTGCATATGCTGATAATTTGGGTTATCAATGTGGAGGATGGACTATAAATTGGCAAGGGTTCACCGACAACAACTCCACCCGAG GAACAACCATCCTTAGTGCAGTAAAATCTGCAATCGATCCAAACACCGAATTGGTGTACCAAGAAAATCCTAGTGGCGAATTCGTCAAGTCCAACAACTTTAACTACGCAATCGTCGTTGTTGGAGAGCCGCCTTACGCCGAAACTGCTGGTGACAGTGAAAATCTCACATTGGCAGATCCCGGTCCAACTGTTATCAACAACGTCTGTGGTGCTGTGCGATGTGTCGTAGTTATCATATCTGGCAGGCCTCTTGTAATCGAGCCATACATGAACACAATCGACGCCTTAGTGGCAGCATGGTTGCCTGGGACCGAAGGTCAAGGTGTTGCCGATGTTTTGTTTGGTGACCATGAATTCACCGGAAAGTTGGCTAGAACATGGTTCAAGACTGTAGATCAACTCcctatgaacaaggatgatccaCATTATGACCCTCTCTTCCCCTTGGGCTTTGGGCTCAATACAGTGTCACTCGTCACTAG ATCTGTATCGGCAGCAGAAGATAAGAGACCATGCATTCTTATGTTGATAGTTACTCTATTTATGAGTTTATACATCTTGAAGTTGCAATTTAAGTAG
- the LOC130797327 gene encoding DExH-box ATP-dependent RNA helicase DExH3, which yields MHSMLRFLLLSGKSSIYSSPYSTNSTANHSVFHFLNSSLSNRPKFSQQYLGILQSFLFSPRSFSDYAVEQFSDDEYECDFETNTASSSVANIDEWKWKLSVLLRNEQELEIVSRDKRDRRDFEQISNLARRMGLHCEIYGKVVVASKVPLPNYRPDLDDKRPQREVTIPLSVQRRVESLLQEHLDRIKLSPGKCNDSSLECKASDADRNLTLDGESDSMLDVSVVEKILQRRSLRLRNMQRAWHESPEGRKMLGFRKSLPAFDEKERLLQAIAKNQVIVISGETGCGKTTQLPQYILESEIESGRGAFCNIICTQPRRISAMSVAERVSAERGEPLGETVGYKVRLEGMKGKNTHLLFCTSGILLRRLLSDRNLNGVTHVFVDEIHERGMNEDFLLIVLKDLLPRRRDLRLILMSATLNAELFSNYFGGAPMIHIPGFTYPVRAHFLEDVLEITGYKLTSFNQIDDYGQEKVWKTQRQLVPRKKKNQITTLVENALKDSSFENYSPRARDSLSCWSPDCIGFNLIEAVLCHICRKERPGAVLVFMTGWEDISCLKEQIKAHPLLGDPNRVLLLTCHGSMATSEQKLIFETPPLNVRKIVLATNMAEASITINDVVFVVDCGKAKETTYDALNNIPCLLPSWISKASARQRRGRAGRVQPGECYHLYPSCVYKAFADYQLPELLRTPLNSLCLQIKSLQIGSIAEFLSAALQPPESLAVQNAIGFLKMIGALDENEHLTNLGKYLAMLPVDPKLGKMLIMGAIFCCFDPVLTIVAGLSVKDPFLLPQEKKDLAGIAKARFSAKDYSDHMALVRAYEGWKDAEREGSAYEYCWRNFLSAQTLQAIHSIRKQFNFILKDAGLIDEDVTSNNKLSHNQSLVRAVICSGLFPGIASVVHRETSMSFKTKDDGQVLLYANSVNARYQTIPYPWLVFGEKVKVNTVFIRDSTGVSDSILMLFGGALSNGGQPGHLKMLDGYAEFFMDPNLAESYGKLKEELDKLLQKKLEDPTIDILKEGKYLMFAVQELVSGDQCEGRFVFGRESKKPKDPTDNNRFTRDGMNPKSLLQTLLMRAGHSPPKYKTKHLKTNEFRALVEFKGMQFVGKPQRNKQLAEKDAAIEALAWLTHTDHKIENEDDNSPPDVTDNMLKLLGKRRKSKRH from the exons ATGCATTCTATGCTTCGATTTCTATTGCTCTCCGGGAAATCATCCATATACTCTTCCCCATATTCTACAAATTCGACTGCAAATCATTCAGTTTTCCATTTTCTAAATTCTTCACTATCTAATCGCCCAAAATTCAGCCAACAATATCTTGGTATTTTACAGAGTTTTCTCTTCTCACCTCGCTCTTTTTCTGATTATGCTGTTGAGCAATTCTCTGATGATGAATATGAGTGCGATTTTGAAACGAATACG GCATCCTCTTCAGTGGCGAATATTGATGAGTGGAAGTGGAAACTCAGCGTTCTGTTACGCAATGAACAAGAGCTGGAGATTGTGTCTAGAGACAAGAGAGATCGTCGAGATTTCGAGCAGATTTCAAATCTTGCTAGAAGAATGGGGCTTCACTG TGAGATATATGGGAAGGTGGTTGTTGCAAGCAAGGTCCCACTTCCAAATTACCGGCCAGACCTTGATGATAAGCGGCCTCAAAGAGAG GTGACAATTCCATTAAGCGTACAAAGGAGAGTGGAAAGTTTACTCCAGGAACATCTGGATAGGATTAAATTGAGCCCGGGAAAATGTAATGATAGTTCACTGGAATGTAAGGCCTCAGATGCTGATAGGAACCTCACTTTGGATGGGGAGTCAGATAGTATGTTAGATGTTTCtgttgtggaaaagattcttcAGAGGAGGAGCTTGCGATTGCGTAATATGCAGAGAGCTTGGCAT GAATCTCCTGAAGGTAGGAAGATGCTGGGCTTTAGGAAATCACTGCCTGCATTTGATGAGAAAGAGAGGCTTCTTCAAGCAATTGCAAAAAATCAA GTAATTGTGATTTCGGGTGAGACTGGATGTGGTAAAACCACCCAACTCCCTCAGTACATTTTAGAGTCGGAGATAGAGTCTGGTCGTGGTGCATTCTGCAACATTATCTGCACACAGCCTCGAAGAATATCTGCCATGTCTGTTGCAGAACGAGTGTCTGCAGAGAGAGGAGAGCCTCTTGGTGAAACC GTTGGATATAAAGTCCGTTTAGAAGGAATGAAAGGGAAAAATACCCATCTACTTTTCTGTACCAGTGGTATTTTGCTACGCCGCCTGTTGAGTGATCGAAACTTGAATGGGGTGACCCATGTCTTTGTGGATGAAATTCATGAGCGAGGAATGAATGAAG ACTTTCTCTTGATTGTGCTAAAGGATCTTCTCCCCAGACGTCGGGATTTGAGGTTGATTCTAATGAGTGCTACATTAAATGCGGAACTGTTTTCTAATTACTTTGGAGGTGCCCCTATGATTCACATACCG GGATTTACATATCCTGTGAGGGCACATTTTCTTGAAGATGTATTGGAAATTACAGGATATAAATTGACCTCATTCAACCAAATTGATGATTATGGCCAAgaaaaagtttggaaaacacAAAGGCAACTAGTGCCAAGGAAGAAAAAGAATCAAATTACCACTCTTGTTGAG AATGCTCTGAAAGATTCAAGCTTTGAAAACTACAGTCCCCGTGCACGGGATTCTCTGTCATGTTGGTCACCTGACTGTATCGGTTTTAATCTCATCGAAGCTGTTTTATGTCATATATGTCGAAAGGAAAGGCCTGGCGCTGTTTTGGTTTTCATGACTGGCTGGGAGGATATTAGTTGCTTGAAAGAACAGATTAAAGCTCATCCATTGCTAGGAGACCCGAACAGGGTTCTGCTACTCACTTGTCATGGTTCAATGGCTACATCTGAACAG AAACTGATATTTGAAACGCCGCCACTCAATGTACGTAAAATAGTTTTGGCTACAAATATGGCTGAGGCTAGCATCACAATAAATGATGTAGTCTTTGTTGTTGATTGTGGGAAAGCTAAAGAAACCACATATGATGCTTTGAATAACATCCCATGTCTGCTGCCTTCTTGGATATCGAAGGCTTCTGCTCGGCAA AGGAGGGGCAGGGCTGGTCGTGTACAGCCTGGAGAGTGCTACCATTTATATCCTAGCTGTGTGTATAAGGCTTTTGCTGACTACCAACTTCCTGAACTCCTGAGAACTCCATTAAACTCTCTGTGTTTGCAAATAAAAAGTTTACAAATTGGTAGCATTGCAGAATTTTTGTCGGCTGCTCTGCAGCCACCAGAATCATTGGCA GTCCAAAACGCAATTGGTTTTCTGAAAATGATTGGGGCTTTGGATGAGAATGAGCATCTTACAAATCTTG GGAAATATTTGGCTATGCTCCCAGTTGATCCAAAACTTGGAAAGATGCTTATAATGGGTGCCATCTTCTGCTGCTTTGACCCTGTTCTAACAATAGTGGCGGGTCTTAGTGTCAAGGATCCTTTTCTTTTACCTCAAGAGAAAAAGGAT TTAGCTGGGATAGCGAAGGCCAGATTTTCTGCAAAGGATTACAGTGACCATATGGCACTTGTTCGTGCATATGAAGGATGGAAAGATGCTGAGAGAGAAGGATCTGCTTATGAATACTGCTGGAGGAATTTCCTCTCTGCTCAAACTCTTCAGGCTATCCATTCCATTCGGAAgcaattcaattttattttaaaagatgCTGGCCTAATTGATGAAGATGTGACTTCAAATAATAAGTTAAGTCATAATCAATCATTGGTCCGTGCAGTCATATGTTCTGGCCTGTTCCCTGGCATAGCATCTGTTGTG CACAGGGAGACGTCAATGTCATTTAAGACGAAGGATGATGGACAAGTTTTACTCTATGCG AACTCAGTCAATGCACGATACCAGACAATTCCCTATCCTTGGCTAGTCTTTGGGGAAAAAGTAAAAGTCAACACTGTTTTTATACGTGATTCAACAGGTGTCTCTGATTCAATATTGATGCTCTTTGGTGGTGCTCTTAGCAATGGAGGGCAG CCTGGGCATTTAAAAATGTTGGATGGCTATGCTGAGTTTTTCATGGATCCAAACCTGGCGGAGTCCTACGGCAAGTTGAAGGAGGAGCTTGATAAGCTCTTGCAGAAAAAG CTTGAAGACCCTACCATTGACATCCTAAAAGAAGGAAAGTACCTAATGTTTGCTGTTCAGGAACTAGTATCAGGAGACCAATGTGAAGGGAGATTCGTGTTTGGCCGTGAAAGTAAGAAACCCAAGGATCCTACGGATAATAATAGATTCACAAGAGATGGAATGAACCCGAAGAGCTTGCTGCAAACTTTATTGATGAGAGCTGGACATTCTCCTCCTAAATACAAAACTAAACACTTGAAAACCAATGAGTTCAGGGCACTAGTGGAATTCAAGGGCATGCAATTTGTGGGGAAGCCCCAGAGGAACAAGCAGCTGGCCGAAAAGGATGCTGCTATTGAAGCTTTGGCGTGGTTGACTCACACCGACCACAAAATTGAGAACGAGGATGATAATTCTCCTCCAGATGTCACTGACAATATGCTTAAACTCCTTGGAAAACGTAGGAAATCTAAACGCCATTGA
- the LOC130797328 gene encoding mediator of RNA polymerase II transcription subunit 11-like isoform X1, with amino-acid sequence MNVDSPSSQNTSLQRLQNVEKRIVRVLELAGGVMDEIANPAGPRKELLNNHCGEFMKMIKDIQVTLREEIKSACEYRPFEKCDYRARLSSEISCKKLECVISQLDKMEETINRYQASA; translated from the exons ATGAACGTGGATTCACCATCAAGTCAAAACACTTCTCTCCAACGCCTTCAAAATGTTGAGAAG AGAATAGTTAGGGTTTTGGAGCTTGCAGGAGGAGTCATGGACGAAATTGCAAATCCAGCTGGCCCTCGCAAGGAACTGCTCAACAACCATTGTGGCGAGTTTATGAAAATGATCAAG GATATTCAAGTAACGCTACGTGAAGAGATCAAGAGCGCATGTGAATATCGACCATTTGAGAAGTGTGATTACAGAGCAAGATTATCGAGTGAGATTTCTTGCAAGAAGCTGGAGTGTGTAATTTCTCAGCTTGATAAGATGGAAGAGACTATTAACAGATATCAAGCTTCTGCATAA
- the LOC130797329 gene encoding uncharacterized protein LOC130797329 isoform X2 has translation MRFNMSRLIVWLVLSIMLLCNWRTSAQNEYVLYKDSKQSPAARVKDLLGRMTLEEKIGQMTQIDRSMATPDVMKTYSIGSVLSGGGSTPLPEATSQDWMNMVDGYQKGALSNRLGIPMIYGIDAVHGHNNVYNATIFPHNVGLGATRDPDLVKRIGAATALEVRATGIQYTFAPCIAVCRDPRWGRCYESYSEDHKIVQEMTDIIYGLQGEPPASRKGIPYVSGKDKVAACAKHFVGDGGTTKGINENNTLTDMHGLLSIHMPAYSDSIIKGVSTVMISYSSWNGVKMHANHDLITGFLKNTLKFKGFVISDWQGIDRITSPPGSNYTYSVLASIQAGIDMVMVPYNYKEFIDDLTYLVKNNYIPMERIDDAVSRILLVKFTMGLFEYPFGDPSLANELGSEAHRDLAREAVRKSLVLLKNGKPGESPLLPLPKKVPKILVAGAYADNLGYQCGGWTINWQGFTDNNSTRGTTILSAVKSAIDPNTELVYQENPSGEFVKSNNFNYAIVVVGEPPYAETAGDSENLTLADPGPTVINNVCGAVRCVVVIISGRPLVIEPYMNTIDALVAAWLPGTEGQGVADVLFGDHEFTGKLARTWFKTVDQLPMNKDDPHYDPLFPLGFGLNTVSLVTRSVSAAEDKRPCILMLIVTLFMSLYILKLQFK, from the exons ATGAGGTTCAACATGTCTAGGCTGATAGTTTGGTTAGTGCTTAGCATAATGCTATTATGTAATTGGAGGACATCAGCACAAAATGAGTATGTGTTATACAAGGATTCGAAACAATCACCGGCTGCTCGAGTGAAAGATCTTTTAGGTAGAATGACTTTGGAGGAAAAGATTGGTCAGATGACACAAATCGATCGATCCATGGCCACTCCTGATGTAATGAAGACTTACTCTATTG GGAGTGTGTTGAGTGGTGGTGGCAGTACACCTTTGCCAGAAGCTACTTCTCAGGATTGGATGAATATGGTCGATGGATATCAAAAAGGTGCTTTGTCTAATCGTCTTGGAATACCTATGATTTATGGCATTGATGCTGTTCATGGACACAATAACGTTTATAATGCGACAATTTTCCCTCATAATGTTGGCCTCGGTGCAACCAG GGACCCTGACCTTGTGAAGAGAATTGGTGCTGCTACAGCTCTTGAAGTTAGAGCCACTGGGATTCAGTATACTTTTGCTCCTTGTATTGCG GTTTGCAGAGATCCAAGATGGGGTCGTTGTTATGAAAGTTACAGTGAAGATCACAAGATTGTCCAAGAAATGACTGATATCATATATGGTTTACAAGGGGAACCTCCTGCTTCTCGCAAGGGCATTCCTTATGTTAGTGGAAA GGATAAAGTTGCGGCTTGTGCAAAGCATTTTGTTGGAGATGGTGGGACAACTAAAGGAATCAATGAGAACAACACTTTGACCGACATGCATGGATTGCTTAGCATTCATATGCCTGCTTACTCTGACTCAATTATCAAAGGTGTATCGACAGTCATGATTTCATATTCCAGCTGGAATGGAGTTAAAATGCATGCAAATCACGACTTAATCACTGGATTCCTGAAAAACACGCTTAAGTTCAAG GGTTTTGTTATCTCAGATTGGCAAGGAATTGACCGTATTACTTCACCACCTGGCTCCAACTATACATACTCAGTCCTGGCTAGTATTCAAGCTGGAATAGACATG GTCATGGTCCCATATAATTACAAAGAGTTCATAGATGATCTAACCTACCTTGTCAAAAATAACTATATCCCAATGGAGCGTATTGATGATGCTGTTTCGAGGATCTTGTTAGTCAAGTTCACTATGGGCCTTTTTGAGTACCCTTTTGGCGATCCGAGTCTAGCAAATGAGTTGGGTAGTGAG GCCCACAGAGATTTGGCTAGAGAAGCGGTTAGAAAATCACTTGTTTTACTAAAAAATGGTAAACCTGGGGAATCTCCTTTGCTTCCTCTGCCCAAGAAAGTACCTAAGATTCTAGTTGCTGGTGCATATGCTGATAATTTGGGTTATCAATGTGGAGGATGGACTATAAATTGGCAAGGGTTCACCGACAACAACTCCACCCGAG GAACAACCATCCTTAGTGCAGTAAAATCTGCAATCGATCCAAACACCGAATTGGTGTACCAAGAAAATCCTAGTGGCGAATTCGTCAAGTCCAACAACTTTAACTACGCAATCGTCGTTGTTGGAGAGCCGCCTTACGCCGAAACTGCTGGTGACAGTGAAAATCTCACATTGGCAGATCCCGGTCCAACTGTTATCAACAACGTCTGTGGTGCTGTGCGATGTGTCGTAGTTATCATATCTGGCAGGCCTCTTGTAATCGAGCCATACATGAACACAATCGACGCCTTAGTGGCAGCATGGTTGCCTGGGACCGAAGGTCAAGGTGTTGCCGATGTTTTGTTTGGTGACCATGAATTCACCGGAAAGTTGGCTAGAACATGGTTCAAGACTGTAGATCAACTCcctatgaacaaggatgatccaCATTATGACCCTCTCTTCCCCTTGGGCTTTGGGCTCAATACAGTGTCACTCGTCACTAG ATCTGTATCGGCAGCAGAAGATAAGAGACCATGCATTCTTATGTTGATAGTTACTCTATTTATGAGTTTATACATCTTGAAGTTGCAATTTAAGTAG
- the LOC130797328 gene encoding mediator of RNA polymerase II transcription subunit 11-like isoform X2: MDEIANPAGPRKELLNNHCGEFMKMIKDIQVTLREEIKSACEYRPFEKCDYRARLSSEISCKKLECVISQLDKMEETINRYQASA, translated from the exons ATGGACGAAATTGCAAATCCAGCTGGCCCTCGCAAGGAACTGCTCAACAACCATTGTGGCGAGTTTATGAAAATGATCAAG GATATTCAAGTAACGCTACGTGAAGAGATCAAGAGCGCATGTGAATATCGACCATTTGAGAAGTGTGATTACAGAGCAAGATTATCGAGTGAGATTTCTTGCAAGAAGCTGGAGTGTGTAATTTCTCAGCTTGATAAGATGGAAGAGACTATTAACAGATATCAAGCTTCTGCATAA